The Antechinus flavipes isolate AdamAnt ecotype Samford, QLD, Australia chromosome 5, AdamAnt_v2, whole genome shotgun sequence DNA segment ctacCCAAGACCACAGCATGGACGCCGATGGGAATACAGTGATTCTTTAGGAACACCTCAAGACGACCCCCGACGACGGTCAACACATCCCCATGCAAAGCATGGAGGACGACAGGAGCAGAAAATAATAATTCCCCAAGTTCCACGAAAAAGTTTCCTACATATTCTGGAAGAGAAACGAagactacaatttaaaaaattcctcctccacagattaTTTCTTGTAGGCAAGATATCAGGAGAAGTGGATAAGAAAATGATTACTGAATACTATGAGCAGCTATATCAATGTATACTCAAGGTTCACCTGGGAGAAAACGTTACTGGGATCTTCCTTATATACCCTACCACCATTCTACACATCCTTGAAAGTTCCACTGGGACACTTTACCGAATTCTTCAAGACTATGTTtctcatgaagaaaataaagatgagttTTTTCTCCAAGATCTTAAAATTTTAGTTATGTCTCATAACATTCCAACGAGACTCTTCATGCAATGGTACACCTCTGTGGTCACTGTACCAGTGATGTATCTGGAAGATATCACACAATCACAATCTAAAACAGAGGTGATCACAGAATGCATCACTCTGGTGCTCAAACTGGGCATGTAccttttaaagaatgttaaagtGGGCACTAAAGGACCAGGAGACAACCTTCACAATCTTGTGCCTGAACTTCTGCTTCCTGAAGAAATCATAAAGTATCTGTGCAAAGATGaagacttcttgactccagcaGAGTTTTTAAGAATGTATGACAAGCCTATTCATGTGACGCTAGATGCAGAAGTTGTGTGGCCTGCCCCCGTACCTCTTTAGGATGAAGATGGATttctttagatcattttattCACATTGACATAGTAAAGTAATATAACCAgagcatttttaattatttgaaatagaataataatttataagaGTCACTTGTTTGCTGATATGAGTAAATAAATTCATACAAcacagaaaattatatttatttccttttttactaCCTGTAtaattgctataaaaattttttttcaaaatatgttaaatcagtaattttccatttattcacAGCCTCAGATTTAGACAATAAAGATGAGACAGATTGTTATTGTTCAGATGTT contains these protein-coding regions:
- the TEX47 gene encoding testis-expressed protein 47; amino-acid sequence: MNIQKKNYPRPQHGRRWEYSDSLGTPQDDPRRRSTHPHAKHGGRQEQKIIIPQVPRKSFLHILEEKRRLQFKKFLLHRLFLVGKISGEVDKKMITEYYEQLYQCILKVHLGENVTGIFLIYPTTILHILESSTGTLYRILQDYVSHEENKDEFFLQDLKILVMSHNIPTRLFMQWYTSVVTVPVMYLEDITQSQSKTEVITECITLVLKLGMYLLKNVKVGTKGPGDNLHNLVPELLLPEEIIKYLCKDEDFLTPAEFLRMYDKPIHVTLDAEVVWPAPVPL